The genomic DNA TGTACGATTTCTCAAACCCCTAGCATTCAGACTAACGATATTGAGTGAATTGAAAACGAACTCCTgcattaaaaaaagaaagaacaCAAATTTGTTAACACAAGTTGTAATGTGAAGAATAAAACAAACAGTGAACCTTGAAAGGATTAATCCGACGGAAAACTACCCTCAGCTGAGGTAGCGGTGGTTAACAGTATAACAAATCTATTTTACTTCCTTTTTTAGTTGGCAAGCGTTCATCAGTTGTAGTTCGAACGGTACATTTATTCGTGGCATTACATTAACTGTACTCTTGGTAGTACTCACAGTTCCAGTTTGGTTAATGTCAACAGAGTTACGCAGTAATCATTCTTCCTTCGAGAAACGCGTGTGGGCCTTTCAGACAGGAGCCTCCACTTCGTCAGACTGTATCATGATGTCACATGTGGGTGGTTGCAGCTACGTGGACAGGAAGTACCTAGCTCAGCTAGCCAGTCGCCAAAAATACCAAAACAAATCGACGGTGCAGGCGAAAGACGGTTCATGAAGCAGCATAACATTTAAACATGTCATGATTGAGGCAAGGTGTTTCATTGCACTTTATGGATTACCGAGCTTTCTCTATGGAGTATTCTTTGACGTGGATCGATGAAAGGTTTGCCTGattgttgttagctagctaacattagttgcctaaccagctaacgttagctaggtagcCAAGTTAGACAACTCGCTGCTTAGCATTTCCTTTTTTGGAGAAACATAACTTAGCTATACTAGATCGAGATTGTCATAAGTCAACTATATTGTTAGCTAACCTAATTTGAAAGTGCATACTCCTAGCTAGCTAACCTGgtcactaacgttagctagctagcaatagaCCGCTATGAGTTGGTTCAGTTCTACCCAACTGTCAAGCTTTGCCAAACAAGCTTTGACAACAGCTCAGAAGTCCATCGACCGAGTACTGGACATTAAAGAAGACGAATGGGGTGACACAGTGGTAATGCCTTATGACGGTAGGTAAAATAACGTTACCTAACTAGCTAGCTTAGCATGTCAGTGTGCTGTTGTTTTGGGGTCAACATTATACAACCTTTTTCGTTTGAACATTATTTATGAATTGATGTGATTACCAATGGAAGCAAGACACTAGTCATATTGATAAGGAAGGTAGTCATAACGAGGTGTATAATGTACCCTACCCAATACAGCTAATATGTGATATGCTTTGGAGTTTATATGACCTTATCTTCTCGACATTAACCAACAAGGGTTTCCACGTTAGATCTACCAGGGAAGACTCCATTGAGTGGTGGATGGGGGATGACACAATGGGACTCTCCCCCGGAGGAATGCACCACGACTCTCCCCCCATCATCTGAGGCCATCACGACCCCTGTCACCCGCATGGTTGTGGATGAAACAGAGAACTTCTTCAGTGCTTTTCTGCCCTCAGGAGAGCTCCAGGGTGTCATGGACACTCAGGTCGTCTCTGTGCCGCCCACCAAGTCCCACAGGCGACCACAGGAGAAGGATGAGGAGGACAAGGATGACATGGACCCTCACAAGACAGGCCTGACAGAGACCAACAGACTGGAAGACCAGGAAGCTACTGAGAACCAGGCTGTCCTGACTGAGTCCTCAAGTTTATGGTCTTCCTCTGAAATTGTTCTCGTTCAGACACCAGAGCCTCCAGTCCTGGCTCAGGGTGATTCTCCTGATGACACTGACAGTCCACTAATCAGTGAGAGCTGGATAGAATCAACTGTGGATGATACAACTGCTGTTTCTGAGGATGCACGAACCGAACAACCATTTACTCCCTCAGAAACCCAACATGATTATGATGATCACATCTCTGAACCCACTGTCAACACTGAACTAGAGCCCCCCTTCAATCCATCTCCTCCCACACCCCCTAGGGAAATCTTATTGGAGGCCAAAGACTCCAAAGCGGGGGACAGGCAGAGTGACACACCCTCCCCTAAatcagaggacagacagagcaacaccccctcccctcctgtcaGCGCCTTCTCCTCAGGCACCTCCACCACCAGTGATATTGAGGTTTTGGACCATGAGAGTGTACAGAGTGAGAGTTCAGCCAGTTCCAGGCAGGAGATAGCAGAGGCCAAAGCAGGCCTGCACCTGATGCAGGGCTCCTTCCAGCTTCTCTCAGCCTCTGCCTGTGGGGACTTCCCCCGCTTGGAGGACTACCCCAAGCTGACTGAGAGCTGTGGATCCTCCTCAGATGCCTTTGAGCGCATCGACTCGTTCAGCATGCAGTCCCTGGACAGCCGCAGTGTCAGCGAAGTCAATTCTGATGATGAGATCCCAGGGAGCCGGACACTGGCATCTGTCACCGCAGGGCCCACGCCTTCTCCGCCTGTCAGAGTGGCAACCACTGCACAGGAacgggaagaagaagaggaggaggagaagcagcagcagcaggaggaggaagaagatgaaGAGGGGCTAACAGAAACAATGAAGGATCAGTCTCTGGATGAGAATGAGATGGAGGAGAGTGGTCGCAGTGCCACACCTGTTAACAGCGAGCAGCCTGAGGACCTAATAGAACAGGAATCAGAGGCGGACGTCACGCTGTCAGGTCCCACCCCTGACCATGAGGAACAGTTGCCCCCACCAATAACGGAAGAGAAAAGAGGGGTGTCAACATGTCAGATTCTGGAGCTTCAAAAGGTAACACACCTGTTCAGAACATGACCTTTGTGACTTGTAACAACACTTTTTAATGAACTGCTTGTGTGTGCATGAGTTGGTGTGTCCCCTTTTTTAAGTACCAACGCCTGGAGAGCAGAATAGTAAAACACCCGGTTGGACAATCCTGTTCACATGCCAAAGTAAATAGTCACTGTGGATAAGATGCATTCTCCCAAACCATCATGAATTAAACAATGTGCACCTCAATTTGAACAACCTATTTGATGGAGACTGTGAGACATGATTTAAGTACTAATCATTTATTAAGGTGCCTTATCAGTGTTTTCAATGCGGTGGTTTGTGGAAAATCATTTCTTTGTAGGTAATTGATGAGCTGTCAAGCCGCCTTGAGAAGAGGGAGTTACAGCTGCTGTCAGTCAGCAAAGACAAAGCCAGGCTGGAGGAGGAGTGTGACAACCTTAAAGAGTGAGTGTAAAGATCCCGACAATGTTTAAAACCCATTTCTTAAATGCATTGTAAGAGCAGAAAGAAGCATTCTCCAAACACACCTTTGGaaatacactgagtttacaaaaccttaggaacactttcctaatattaagttacacacccttttgccctcagaacagcctcgtgGGGGGGCATGGACTCAATaaggtgtcaagcgttccacagggatgctggcccatgttgactctaatgcttcccacagctgtgtTATGTTGGCTGgacgtcctttgggtggtggaccgttgttgatacacacaggaaactattgagcgtgaaaaacccagcagcgttgcagttcttgacacactcaaaccgttgTGACTgtcacctgctaccataccctgttcaagggcacttaaatattttgtcttgccaattcaccctctgaatggcacacatacacaatccatgtctcaattgtctcaaggcttaaaaatccttatttaacttgtctcctcttcatctacactgattgaagtggatttaacaactgacatcaataagggatcatagctttcacctggtcagtctttgtcatggaaaaagtaggtgttcctaatgctttgtacactcagCATGCTCTATAGACGGGTTGGCTGACAAAGTCACAAAAATGATGCACAAAGCCTGAAGCTGTGCTTTGTTATGATTCTGAacggtcagatagctagcaatAATGACAAGAATCTGTCATGTGGGGAATCGCAGGTGTCTTTTTTCAGCTAGTTTTTATCTTGTCTTATTTTAACTGAttttcatgtcaatgctaatatggcCAAAATGTACTAGCAAACTAACCAACAACATTAATAATGTATGTGAGAGACTAGTGCtaattgtgcaaatgtatttgttttcaattAACATTTGGAGATGAAATATAGGTTACATGTgttcaacaatctaagccaaccatgtctgttttgccccatagtttcGCATGTGTCAGTTTTGTTTCTAaacagctaacccatctatacaTGAATGGTAAAGTAAATAGCAAATCGTTTGTCGGCCAATTTGTCCTCTTGGTTGTGTCTATGGTGAAGTATAGTCGATAGATAAGGATGGTCCTTTAAGAGACTGAGAAGTCTCTGTGTGTTGCAGTGAGGTGATAGGTCTTAAGGAGGAGAGTTCCAGTGTGCAGTCTCTGAAGGAGGAGTTCACCCAGCGCATTGCAGACACAGAGAGGAAAGCCCAGCTAGCGTGCAAGGAAAGGGATATTGCCAAGAAGGTAAAACAC from Oncorhynchus keta strain PuntledgeMale-10-30-2019 chromosome 10, Oket_V2, whole genome shotgun sequence includes the following:
- the tmf1 gene encoding TATA element modulatory factor; the encoded protein is MSWFSSTQLSSFAKQALTTAQKSIDRVLDIKEDEWGDTVVMPYDDLPGKTPLSGGWGMTQWDSPPEECTTTLPPSSEAITTPVTRMVVDETENFFSAFLPSGELQGVMDTQVVSVPPTKSHRRPQEKDEEDKDDMDPHKTGLTETNRLEDQEATENQAVLTESSSLWSSSEIVLVQTPEPPVLAQGDSPDDTDSPLISESWIESTVDDTTAVSEDARTEQPFTPSETQHDYDDHISEPTVNTELEPPFNPSPPTPPREILLEAKDSKAGDRQSDTPSPKSEDRQSNTPSPPVSAFSSGTSTTSDIEVLDHESVQSESSASSRQEIAEAKAGLHLMQGSFQLLSASACGDFPRLEDYPKLTESCGSSSDAFERIDSFSMQSLDSRSVSEVNSDDEIPGSRTLASVTAGPTPSPPVRVATTAQEREEEEEEEKQQQQEEEEDEEGLTETMKDQSLDENEMEESGRSATPVNSEQPEDLIEQESEADVTLSGPTPDHEEQLPPPITEEKRGVSTCQILELQKVIDELSSRLEKRELQLLSVSKDKARLEEECDNLKDEVIGLKEESSSVQSLKEEFTQRIADTERKAQLACKERDIAKKGIKGMREELSTRLNSNETMEIIREKEEQIRELLEEGEKLSKQQLQHSNIIKKLRVKEKESETKITKQNKMLKDQEEELKHLQQVLDEKEEVEKQHRDNIKKLNVVVERQEKDMTKLQSDSEELLENNRSLQAALDNSYKELATLHKAKASHASEAQEAALSRETQAKEELALALVKAQEEARMQQDALVNQVADLRLALQRAEQQQARKEDYLREEISDVQQRLQGAETRNQELSQSVTSATRPLLRQIENLQASLGGQTASWEKLEKSISDRLVEAQAQLAVAVEKERAATEELMAIKAQLASLESQNSLLRQEKGRLHGQLDAEKTRREKLEDDSSREHVELENLRGEHTRTQEEAKKEKLLLTNQLEMEKMKVEQEKKKCYLAQEALKEKERKVLVHSVGEPPASSTPSLSRSSSISGVDHAGLHSSFSQEDSLGHSLGTMTMSMSGTNLYEAARLSGGSSVIENLQSQLKLREGEIAQLQLEIASLERTRSSMAEEMVRLTNQNEEMEDSVKEIPTLKVQLQELEQRHNTILQMYGEKAEEAEELRLDLEDVKNMFKTQIDELLKNQK